One Turneriella parva DSM 21527 genomic region harbors:
- a CDS encoding DUF481 domain-containing protein, with product MLKRLTLALVAAPFGAALFANPIDVYSPELLAKVSGTAFVNTGNVERILLRGDAALSHHNPVWAAATTNSYLWGTFGAFRTENDWSSRNHFYLFPEARLYPFAMHWLETSYRRRINLRNQVGAGATWAIISAPQTILKFSLMLSGEATDYGAEANLPDGTPQSTARPLMRGTPRLYFRQNLGSENTALISELWYQQALQTQNDYRWHWETGIEWALGKTLSLKALIVYHHESAVPQRVVRDDFAFTFGASAKFASEKNQTKGDTK from the coding sequence GACGCTTGCGCTTGTCGCCGCACCATTCGGTGCGGCGCTTTTTGCCAACCCAATCGACGTCTATTCGCCCGAGCTTCTGGCGAAGGTTTCAGGCACGGCGTTCGTGAATACCGGCAATGTCGAACGTATCTTGCTTCGTGGCGACGCTGCCCTGTCGCACCATAACCCGGTCTGGGCTGCTGCGACGACAAATTCGTATCTGTGGGGCACTTTCGGCGCCTTTCGTACAGAAAACGACTGGTCGAGTCGCAACCATTTTTATCTTTTTCCCGAAGCGCGGCTTTACCCATTTGCAATGCATTGGTTAGAAACAAGTTATCGCCGCAGAATTAATTTGCGTAACCAGGTGGGCGCCGGCGCAACCTGGGCGATCATCTCAGCACCGCAGACGATCCTCAAATTTTCTTTGATGCTCTCGGGCGAGGCAACCGATTACGGTGCAGAGGCAAATTTGCCCGATGGTACGCCGCAATCGACGGCAAGGCCATTGATGCGCGGTACGCCGCGGCTGTACTTTCGCCAGAATCTGGGTAGCGAGAATACGGCGCTGATTTCTGAGCTATGGTACCAGCAGGCGCTGCAAACGCAGAATGACTACCGTTGGCACTGGGAGACCGGAATCGAATGGGCACTAGGCAAGACTCTGAGCCTTAAGGCCCTGATCGTCTATCATCACGAATCCGCGGTACCGCAGCGTGTTGTGCGCGACGACTTCGCGTTCACGTTTGGTGCCTCGGCAAAATTTGCATCAGAAAAAAACCAAACAAAAGGAGATACAAAATGA
- a CDS encoding NADPH-dependent F420 reductase: MKIAIIGSGNVGSALAEKWSAAGHAVVFGTRERSNFKGKAAAQRSSIAVKTIAEAVNSAEVILLATPATAAVEVAKSLGDTTGKVIVDAMNIVGGRGPEGFRSAAAAILANTPSREVVKCFNTTGFNNMQNTVYGNERIDMFMAGDSKSAKERIRQLALDAGFAECYDVGGNDKFELMEQFAFFWINLAMMQGQGRDIGFKLLKR, translated from the coding sequence ATGAAAATCGCAATCATCGGCAGCGGCAACGTGGGGTCCGCACTCGCCGAAAAATGGAGCGCCGCAGGCCATGCCGTGGTCTTTGGCACGCGCGAACGGTCTAACTTTAAAGGCAAAGCCGCTGCGCAGCGCAGCAGCATAGCAGTGAAGACTATAGCCGAAGCGGTGAATTCTGCCGAAGTTATTCTGCTCGCAACACCCGCGACAGCCGCTGTCGAAGTTGCGAAGTCTCTCGGCGACACGACCGGCAAGGTGATTGTCGATGCGATGAATATTGTCGGCGGCCGCGGGCCAGAGGGTTTTCGCTCAGCGGCCGCAGCGATTCTGGCCAACACGCCGTCGCGCGAAGTGGTAAAGTGCTTCAACACGACCGGCTTCAATAACATGCAAAACACAGTTTATGGCAATGAGCGCATCGACATGTTCATGGCAGGCGACAGCAAGAGTGCGAAAGAGCGGATAAGACAGCTTGCACTCGACGCCGGCTTTGCCGAGTGCTACGACGTCGGCGGCAACGACAAGTTCGAACTGATGGAACAGTTTGCGTTTTTCTGGATTAACCTCGCGATGATGCAAGGTCAGGGACGCGATATTGGTTTCAAGTTGTTAAAGAGGTAA
- a CDS encoding SRPBCC domain-containing protein: MEIHTEIEINASADAVWKVLTDFASYGSWNPVITKIEGSPSVGGSVSFSLKAAPMVELPIPSCEVLVASGRELRWRGPSIPVLDLVLSGEHYFIIQEAGEKKVRFVHGEHFSGFAAKALEPLLQQRITESYSTMNRALKDRCEG, encoded by the coding sequence ATGGAAATACACACAGAGATCGAGATCAACGCGTCTGCCGACGCGGTCTGGAAAGTGCTGACTGACTTCGCGAGCTATGGCTCGTGGAACCCGGTCATCACCAAGATTGAAGGTTCGCCGAGCGTCGGCGGTTCTGTCAGCTTTTCGCTCAAGGCCGCGCCGATGGTTGAGCTGCCGATACCTTCATGCGAGGTGCTGGTGGCTTCGGGGCGTGAACTGCGCTGGCGCGGCCCGTCGATTCCGGTGCTCGACCTGGTGCTGAGCGGCGAACATTATTTCATTATTCAAGAGGCCGGTGAGAAAAAGGTGCGCTTTGTGCACGGTGAGCATTTCTCGGGCTTTGCCGCGAAGGCGCTCGAGCCATTGCTGCAGCAGCGCATCACCGAGTCTTACAGCACCATGAACCGGGCGCTGAAAGACCGTTGTGAGGGGTAA
- a CDS encoding flavin-containing monooxygenase: MKNKAAKTAQGSVRAAGANAIDTDVLVGGADPHAVDTDVLVVGSGFSGIGAGVRLKQAGIPFLVLEKAGDLGGTWRDNTYPGIAVDITSFTYSFSYEQLPDWSRVFAPGAELKKYADHCAEKYGVREHMRFNAEVESSTFDPAAHVWVTTLKGGDILRSRYLVLATGGLTIPKLPDIEGIESFKGKKIHTARWDHSYNLAGKRVGIIGTGATSVQLVPALAPIVKELHVYQRTPIWILPKPDAEIASAVKLALKFVPGLQWLLRGVTNSITEAVMVLGVINYKKYPQITKFFENICLRHLEKQVKDPVLRAKLTPTYGFGCKRPSFHNDYLQTFNRDNVELVTDGIAMITESSIVTKDGKAREIDVLITATGFKTFEKGNTPPFPVNGLGGKELGTFFDEERYQAYEGISVPKFPNMFIMLGPYAATGASWFQMVENQSHHLVRVITEAKRRGATWAEPKQEAHDRYHGDIMRRMGDTVFFNNNCASANSYYFDRHGDAPFMRPMTYAEVWWHSHFFDLDDYAYRTPAALSPSQPPPHAGEVPKAEGDKRLSATFTEA, from the coding sequence ATGAAAAATAAAGCAGCAAAAACAGCACAGGGTTCAGTCCGCGCCGCAGGCGCGAATGCTATCGACACAGACGTTTTGGTCGGCGGGGCCGACCCCCACGCTGTTGACACAGACGTTCTGGTCGTCGGCTCGGGCTTCTCGGGCATCGGCGCGGGTGTGCGCCTCAAGCAGGCGGGCATTCCGTTTCTTGTGCTTGAAAAAGCCGGCGATCTCGGCGGCACCTGGCGCGACAACACGTACCCCGGCATCGCGGTCGACATCACTTCGTTCACCTATTCGTTTTCTTATGAGCAACTGCCCGACTGGTCACGGGTTTTTGCGCCGGGTGCGGAGCTCAAAAAGTACGCAGACCATTGCGCCGAGAAATATGGCGTGCGCGAACACATGCGGTTTAACGCTGAAGTCGAGTCGAGCACGTTTGACCCGGCTGCGCACGTCTGGGTGACCACTTTAAAAGGTGGGGATATATTAAGGTCACGCTACCTTGTGCTCGCGACGGGCGGGCTCACGATACCCAAACTGCCTGACATCGAAGGCATAGAATCTTTCAAAGGCAAGAAAATTCACACCGCAAGGTGGGATCACTCATATAACCTCGCCGGCAAGCGTGTCGGCATTATCGGCACCGGCGCGACGAGCGTGCAGCTCGTGCCGGCGCTCGCGCCGATTGTGAAAGAGCTGCACGTCTACCAGCGCACCCCCATTTGGATTCTGCCGAAACCCGACGCCGAGATCGCGAGCGCGGTGAAGCTCGCGCTGAAGTTTGTTCCTGGCTTGCAGTGGCTGCTGCGCGGTGTGACGAATTCGATCACCGAAGCCGTGATGGTGCTCGGCGTGATCAACTACAAGAAATACCCGCAGATCACAAAGTTTTTTGAGAATATCTGCCTCAGGCATCTCGAGAAGCAGGTGAAAGACCCGGTTCTGCGCGCGAAACTCACGCCGACCTATGGCTTCGGCTGCAAGCGCCCGAGTTTTCATAACGACTATCTGCAGACGTTTAATCGCGACAACGTCGAGCTCGTAACCGATGGTATTGCCATGATCACAGAGAGCAGCATCGTCACCAAAGACGGCAAGGCTCGTGAAATTGACGTGCTCATTACCGCTACCGGGTTCAAAACTTTTGAGAAAGGTAACACTCCGCCTTTTCCCGTGAATGGTTTGGGCGGCAAAGAGCTCGGTACGTTCTTCGATGAAGAGCGCTACCAGGCCTACGAGGGCATATCGGTGCCGAAGTTTCCGAACATGTTTATTATGCTGGGGCCATATGCAGCGACCGGTGCCTCGTGGTTTCAGATGGTCGAGAACCAATCGCACCACCTCGTGCGCGTGATTACAGAAGCGAAACGCCGCGGGGCGACCTGGGCAGAACCCAAACAAGAAGCGCACGACCGCTACCACGGCGACATTATGCGGCGCATGGGCGACACGGTCTTTTTCAACAACAACTGCGCATCGGCGAACAGCTACTATTTCGACCGCCACGGCGACGCGCCGTTTATGCGGCCGATGACGTACGCCGAGGTTTGGTGGCACAGCCACTTTTTTGATTTGGATGATTATGCTTACCGCACGCCAGCGGCGTTGTCCCCCTCCCAGCCTCCCCCGCACGCGGGGGAGGTGCCGAAGGCGGAGGGGGACAAAAGACTGTCCGCGACATTTACAGAAGCATAA